A portion of the Halobacillus ihumii genome contains these proteins:
- a CDS encoding Gfo/Idh/MocA family protein — protein sequence MIRFGIIGTNFITESMIEAGRYVEQFELKAVYSRTEERAKEFAEQFGAELIFTSVEEMCSSEEVDAIYVASPNSFHARQAITAMEHGKHVLCEKPMASNQREAARMIEVARANQVLLMEAVKSTLMPGFVSLQTHLHKIGKVRRFTGNFCKYSSRYNAYREGKVLNAFNPVFSNGSLMDLGVYGVYPLVVLFGEPESIKANGVRLASGVDGEGSILAEYEGMEAVITHSKINHSYAPSEIQGEEGVMIIPNISEPENIEIRYNDGTVDHLGKRDTYPPMYYELMEFVNLVQKGEIQSTVNSHKNTLIATQFLQEARRQMGIKYPADDE from the coding sequence ATGATACGTTTTGGCATTATAGGAACGAACTTTATAACTGAATCTATGATTGAAGCAGGTCGGTATGTTGAACAATTTGAATTGAAAGCCGTTTATTCAAGAACAGAGGAACGAGCCAAGGAATTTGCAGAGCAATTCGGAGCGGAACTCATTTTTACCTCCGTTGAGGAAATGTGTAGTTCGGAAGAGGTCGATGCCATATATGTGGCCAGTCCGAATTCATTTCACGCTAGACAAGCAATCACAGCAATGGAGCACGGGAAACATGTGTTATGTGAAAAACCTATGGCCTCCAACCAACGAGAAGCAGCACGTATGATTGAGGTGGCGAGAGCCAATCAAGTACTTCTGATGGAAGCTGTTAAATCAACATTGATGCCAGGTTTTGTCAGTTTACAAACGCATTTACATAAAATTGGTAAGGTGCGCCGTTTCACAGGGAACTTCTGCAAGTATTCTTCACGTTATAACGCTTACCGGGAAGGGAAGGTCCTTAATGCATTTAATCCTGTTTTCTCGAATGGCTCTTTGATGGATCTAGGTGTGTATGGAGTTTACCCTCTAGTAGTGCTCTTCGGAGAACCGGAATCGATTAAGGCAAATGGAGTGAGGCTTGCTTCGGGTGTTGATGGAGAAGGTAGTATTCTAGCTGAATATGAAGGGATGGAGGCTGTCATTACTCATTCGAAAATCAATCATTCTTATGCTCCTTCTGAAATTCAAGGAGAAGAAGGTGTAATGATTATTCCTAATATTTCAGAGCCGGAAAACATTGAGATCCGCTATAATGACGGGACAGTTGATCACTTAGGGAAGCGGGATACTTACCCGCCGATGTATTATGAACTTATGGAGTTTGTTAATCTAGTCCAAAAGGGTGAAATACAGTCCACTGTCAATTCCCACAAAAATACGCTGATTGCTACGCAATTTCTGCAAGAGGCCAGAAGGCAAATGGGGATTAAGTACCCTGCCGATGATGAATAA
- a CDS encoding cupredoxin domain-containing protein, translated as MRILFITKKKIGVFFGILVAMAVAFFIGTSLWGSEAVPTLSKPASADTRVIHLVTGEFKSETADGEEIEAYRWDPGTIYVEKGEPFRLNIYGVNGKEHPFHIEGTDVKGVVKKGKETIVDLKFDEEGVYRLICTTHSDIQSNGPMIAYIVVD; from the coding sequence GTGAGAATTTTATTTATTACTAAAAAGAAAATAGGTGTGTTTTTCGGTATCCTGGTAGCAATGGCTGTAGCATTTTTCATTGGAACTTCATTATGGGGGAGTGAGGCTGTCCCTACTCTTTCCAAACCAGCAAGCGCAGATACACGCGTTATTCATCTCGTGACAGGGGAATTCAAATCCGAGACGGCTGATGGAGAAGAAATAGAAGCTTATCGTTGGGATCCGGGGACCATCTATGTAGAAAAGGGTGAACCATTTCGATTGAATATATACGGTGTGAATGGAAAAGAGCATCCATTTCATATTGAGGGAACTGATGTCAAAGGCGTCGTTAAAAAAGGGAAAGAGACGATCGTTGATTTAAAATTTGATGAAGAAGGGGTTTATAGACTTATTTGCACCACCCATTCAGATATCCAATCTAACGGGCCGATGATTGCCTATATCGTTGTCGATTAA
- a CDS encoding betaine/proline/choline family ABC transporter ATP-binding protein (Members of the family are the ATP-binding subunit of ABC transporters for substrates such as betaine, L-proline or other amino acids, choline, carnitine, etc. The substrate specificity is best determined from the substrate-binding subunit, rather than this subunit, as it interacts with the permease subunit and not with substrate directly.), with protein MLKFDHVTKVYEGNNKAVDNMNLEVEKGEFVVFIGPSGCGKTTTMKMINRLIEPSDGSIYIEEENILEKDLVQLRREIGYVIQQIGLFPHMTIQENISIVPKLLKWPEEKRKSRAAELLQLVDMESEYLNRYPHELSGGQQQRIGVLRALAADPPLILMDEPFGALDPITRDALQEEFKKLQQSLGKTIVFVTHDMDEALKLADRIVIMRDGQLVQVGTPDEILRNPTDQFVEEFIGKERLVQARPSIQTVEQIMGSDPATITEDKTLTDAIQIMKERRVDSLLVVDEEQVLKGFIDIEMIDQNRKKATRVGDVLETELYTVNEGTLLRDTIHKILRRGMKYVPVVDDNQRLRGLVTRASLADVVYDSIWGEEDQLATTEV; from the coding sequence TTGCTTAAATTCGATCACGTAACAAAAGTGTACGAAGGTAATAATAAAGCGGTTGATAATATGAACCTTGAGGTAGAAAAAGGTGAATTCGTTGTATTTATCGGTCCAAGTGGCTGTGGTAAAACGACAACAATGAAAATGATTAACCGACTTATCGAGCCTTCGGATGGAAGCATTTATATTGAGGAGGAAAATATTTTAGAAAAAGATCTGGTGCAGCTCAGGCGCGAAATTGGTTATGTTATTCAGCAAATCGGACTATTTCCGCATATGACGATTCAGGAAAACATTTCAATTGTACCGAAGCTGTTAAAGTGGCCAGAGGAAAAGAGGAAAAGCCGAGCAGCAGAATTGCTGCAGCTTGTCGACATGGAATCTGAATACTTAAACCGCTATCCACATGAATTAAGCGGAGGTCAGCAACAGCGTATCGGTGTACTGCGGGCACTTGCTGCAGATCCTCCCCTTATTTTAATGGATGAGCCTTTCGGTGCTCTTGATCCGATTACAAGGGATGCTCTGCAGGAAGAGTTTAAGAAGCTGCAGCAGTCACTTGGAAAAACGATCGTTTTTGTCACGCACGATATGGATGAAGCCCTTAAACTGGCTGACCGAATTGTGATTATGCGCGATGGTCAACTGGTGCAAGTTGGCACACCCGATGAAATTCTAAGAAACCCAACAGATCAATTTGTCGAAGAGTTTATCGGCAAAGAGCGTTTAGTACAAGCCCGCCCTAGTATTCAGACAGTTGAACAGATCATGGGGTCTGATCCTGCAACAATAACTGAAGATAAAACATTGACTGATGCTATTCAGATCATGAAAGAGCGCAGGGTTGATTCGTTGCTAGTTGTTGACGAAGAACAAGTGTTAAAAGGTTTTATCGATATTGAGATGATTGATCAAAATCGCAAAAAGGCAACCCGTGTCGGGGATGTGTTAGAAACGGAGCTTTATACCGTGAATGAGGGAACATTACTGCGCGATACCATCCACAAAATATTGCGAAGAGGCATGAAATATGTACCTGTTGTTGATGATAATCAGCGTCTCCGTGGTCTTGTGACAAGGGCAAGTCTTGCAGATGTAGTATACGACTCCATTTGGGGCGAAGAAGATCAACTCGCCACGACAGAAGTATAG
- a CDS encoding ATP-grasp domain-containing protein, producing MRKIYVLHENDEWTDHLTKRLKELQLPFELWHLDQGNIDLTNEPPEGVFYNRISASSHTRDHRFAPEFTEAVLAWLERHGRTVINGSRALRLEVSKVNQYMALNSAGVKSPKTIAAVGKDQIIESAKKLDLVPFITKHNRAGKGQGVQLFHSIEALKEYVYGASFEEPVDGVTLIQQYVEAPEPYIVRHEFVGGKFLYAVKVDTSEGFELCPADACSIDDMYCPTGEQEKETGGPKFEILEGYHHPILEQYEKFLQENNIQVAAIEAIQDQDGQLYTYDVNTNTNYNSDAEASADVYGMLALAKYLGEQLQTLQKA from the coding sequence GTGAGAAAAATTTATGTATTGCATGAAAATGATGAATGGACGGATCATTTGACGAAGCGATTAAAGGAATTGCAGTTACCTTTTGAATTATGGCATCTGGATCAAGGGAATATAGACTTAACTAATGAGCCTCCGGAAGGTGTTTTTTACAATCGGATAAGTGCCTCTTCACATACAAGAGACCATCGCTTTGCTCCTGAGTTTACAGAAGCAGTGCTTGCTTGGCTTGAGCGACATGGTCGAACTGTTATAAATGGAAGTCGAGCACTGCGTCTTGAAGTAAGCAAAGTGAATCAGTATATGGCATTGAACAGTGCAGGGGTCAAATCTCCGAAAACAATCGCTGCTGTAGGAAAAGACCAGATCATTGAGTCCGCCAAAAAGCTGGACTTAGTACCTTTTATTACGAAGCATAACCGTGCTGGAAAAGGTCAGGGCGTGCAGCTTTTTCATTCTATTGAAGCGTTAAAAGAGTATGTTTATGGAGCCTCCTTTGAAGAGCCGGTAGATGGTGTTACCCTCATCCAACAGTACGTAGAAGCCCCGGAGCCTTATATCGTACGACATGAATTTGTAGGCGGGAAGTTTCTATATGCCGTCAAAGTGGATACCTCTGAAGGTTTTGAATTGTGCCCGGCGGACGCTTGCTCGATTGATGATATGTATTGTCCTACTGGGGAACAAGAGAAAGAGACAGGCGGACCTAAGTTCGAGATTCTTGAAGGTTATCATCATCCGATCTTGGAGCAATATGAGAAATTTCTCCAGGAGAATAATATTCAAGTTGCCGCAATTGAAGCGATTCAGGACCAAGATGGGCAGCTTTACACGTATGATGTGAACACGAACACCAACTACAATTCTGATGCTGAAGCGAGTGCGGATGTTTACGGAATGCTTGCGCTCGCAAAGTATTTGGGTGAACAGCTTCAAACTCTTCAAAAAGCATAA
- a CDS encoding DNA-3-methyladenine glycosylase family protein, translating to MSNDHYLRVPTPSDFSFNECLVYLNRSSQEVLHTTGGESVIKLLNVNHSLVFLKLRSKESAIIAEFPLGKPNKETCNLITNYIHEWFDLNRDMTDFYSMAQNDCILTNIVSKHRGLRIVGIPDLFEALTWAVIGQQINLTFAYTLKKRFVEHFGEKFEYQGQLYWLYPDCHQIASLDVSHLKKLQFTTRKAEYVIGIAKSIVSREITKEALLQMDYEGMKNSLMKLRGVGAWTADYVMLRCLLQPQAFPSADIGIHHALRKQLELDQKPTTNYAEELSKKWRDWRAYAAFYLWRSQLE from the coding sequence ATGAGCAATGATCATTATCTTAGAGTACCTACGCCCTCTGACTTTAGTTTTAATGAATGCTTAGTTTACCTCAATCGCTCTTCTCAAGAAGTTCTGCACACCACTGGGGGAGAATCAGTTATCAAACTCCTCAATGTGAATCATTCCTTAGTTTTCCTAAAGCTGAGAAGTAAAGAAAGTGCGATCATCGCTGAGTTTCCGTTGGGTAAACCAAATAAGGAGACATGCAATCTGATTACTAACTATATTCACGAATGGTTTGATCTAAATAGAGATATGACTGACTTTTATTCAATGGCCCAAAATGACTGCATCTTAACTAACATTGTATCTAAACACCGCGGGTTACGAATTGTCGGCATCCCTGATTTGTTTGAAGCATTAACGTGGGCAGTCATTGGGCAGCAAATCAATCTCACATTTGCTTATACATTAAAGAAACGATTTGTAGAACATTTTGGTGAAAAATTTGAATATCAGGGGCAGCTCTACTGGTTGTATCCTGATTGTCACCAAATTGCCTCCCTTGATGTTAGCCACCTTAAAAAGCTGCAATTCACAACACGTAAAGCAGAGTATGTTATCGGGATCGCCAAGTCAATAGTTTCCCGGGAAATAACGAAGGAAGCACTTTTACAAATGGATTATGAAGGGATGAAAAACAGCTTAATGAAACTTAGAGGTGTCGGCGCATGGACAGCCGATTATGTTATGCTGCGATGCCTGCTTCAACCCCAAGCTTTTCCCTCAGCGGATATTGGAATTCATCATGCCCTTCGAAAGCAGCTGGAATTAGATCAGAAACCGACGACTAACTATGCTGAGGAATTGTCAAAGAAATGGAGAGACTGGCGAGCATATGCAGCTTTTTACTTGTGGAGGTCTCAGTTGGAATAG
- a CDS encoding ABC transporter permease has protein sequence MDQLLEFLANNGNQLLMKTWEHFYISLLAVLLGVIVAIPLGVALTRVPKLAGFVIGTVGVVQTFPSLAILAFFIPILGVGKIPAIAALFFYSMLPMLRNTYIGVKEVNKSLLEAGRGMGMSGWQRIRDVELPLAVPVIMAGVRVSTVYLIGWATLASFIGAGGLGDYIFNGLNLYRPDLIIAGAVPVTLLALATDLILGRLEKRATPKGIRTA, from the coding sequence ATGGATCAATTGTTAGAGTTTTTGGCGAATAACGGGAATCAATTGCTCATGAAAACGTGGGAACACTTTTACATTTCACTGCTCGCTGTTCTCCTTGGTGTTATTGTTGCAATCCCGCTTGGAGTAGCACTCACACGTGTCCCTAAGCTAGCAGGATTTGTAATTGGGACAGTTGGAGTTGTTCAAACGTTCCCAAGTCTTGCGATCCTCGCCTTCTTTATCCCGATACTCGGCGTTGGTAAAATTCCTGCAATTGCAGCATTGTTTTTCTACTCCATGCTGCCTATGTTGAGAAACACGTATATCGGAGTTAAGGAAGTAAATAAAAGCTTATTAGAAGCTGGAAGAGGAATGGGCATGAGCGGCTGGCAGCGCATTCGTGATGTGGAACTGCCGCTCGCCGTACCAGTAATTATGGCTGGTGTCCGGGTATCGACTGTCTACCTGATTGGCTGGGCAACCCTTGCTTCATTTATCGGTGCCGGCGGATTAGGTGATTATATCTTTAATGGTCTAAACCTCTACCGTCCTGACCTGATTATTGCCGGAGCTGTGCCTGTTACTCTATTGGCCTTAGCTACCGACTTGATACTAGGACGTCTTGAAAAACGTGCGACCCCTAAAGGGATAAGGACTGCTTAG
- a CDS encoding alpha/beta fold hydrolase: protein MNSWKKNLITTNRGVFEVFSKGSGPPLCVTHLYSEFNESGDYFAETFTDTNSVYIVNLRETGDSAKAEEPYQLSMLETVFDLEAIREGMSIEKWGFAGHSTGGMLGIVYGIQFSERLNFLIIAGAAAREYMTFSEKCIYNVNHPQFQRMQDLIEELKRSELSESNRSKLSKERTKLSLHKPDRYEELFCKSIQKNMAAIRMNYFVRELPIFDVSRKLPFIKSPVLIICGEHDVQCPLEYSLEMKELIPNSKLVVFTHSNHYPFLEEEAKFKRAISTFIHNQRESSQGKFGTL from the coding sequence GTGAATAGTTGGAAGAAGAATTTAATTACCACAAATCGAGGGGTATTCGAAGTGTTTTCAAAAGGAAGCGGACCGCCTTTATGTGTCACCCATCTCTATTCGGAATTTAACGAATCAGGTGATTATTTTGCGGAAACGTTCACGGATACAAACAGTGTTTACATCGTAAACTTACGTGAGACAGGGGATTCAGCGAAGGCGGAAGAACCTTACCAATTAAGTATGCTTGAGACTGTTTTTGATCTGGAAGCCATTCGGGAAGGGATGAGTATAGAAAAATGGGGCTTTGCTGGGCATTCAACTGGGGGGATGCTTGGGATTGTATATGGCATTCAATTTTCTGAACGCTTGAATTTCCTTATAATTGCAGGGGCAGCTGCAAGGGAGTATATGACGTTCTCTGAGAAGTGTATCTATAATGTTAATCACCCCCAATTTCAACGTATGCAAGACCTTATAGAAGAATTAAAAAGGAGTGAATTATCGGAGAGCAATCGCAGCAAGTTATCTAAAGAAAGGACTAAGCTGTCTCTGCATAAACCTGATCGTTATGAGGAGTTGTTTTGCAAGAGTATTCAGAAGAATATGGCTGCCATTCGAATGAATTATTTTGTCAGAGAGCTTCCCATTTTTGATGTTAGCAGAAAGTTACCTTTCATTAAGTCTCCTGTGCTGATCATATGCGGCGAGCATGATGTCCAGTGCCCATTAGAGTATTCCCTTGAAATGAAGGAGCTTATTCCGAACTCGAAGTTAGTAGTATTTACGCATAGTAACCATTATCCTTTCCTGGAGGAAGAAGCGAAATTTAAGCGTGCCATCTCAACATTTATCCATAATCAAAGGGAAAGTAGTCAGGGTAAATTTGGTACACTATGA
- a CDS encoding SGNH/GDSL hydrolase family protein: MKKLSTLFCIVCLFLGAVLAPHPIYARESEQLVAIGDSIPYGYNLTKDNTLPAGEAFPYIMGEKAGLEVTNLGIPGMTSSELLKAVRTNDKFRNTIKHADYIVVSIGGNDLLNLLKENKGLKGIKMEEVALVVRDLIFNVYSTVVELERLTKGDIIVYNIYNPYPEAGDKLEAPLSYINAQYSSLIELLSRFTNVEMANAYKAFKGHPEYIIKGDVHPTRQGQIVLAELGLKLIEK, from the coding sequence TTGAAAAAGTTATCGACCCTTTTTTGCATAGTTTGTCTTTTTCTTGGAGCTGTGCTCGCTCCACACCCCATCTATGCAAGGGAGTCAGAACAGCTTGTCGCAATCGGGGACTCGATTCCTTATGGCTATAACCTAACGAAAGATAACACCTTGCCAGCGGGAGAAGCATTTCCTTACATCATGGGTGAGAAAGCCGGTTTAGAGGTAACCAACCTTGGGATACCAGGAATGACTTCTTCTGAGCTGCTAAAAGCTGTACGTACAAACGATAAGTTTCGTAATACGATCAAACATGCTGACTATATTGTTGTAAGTATTGGGGGGAATGACCTTTTAAACCTCTTGAAAGAAAATAAAGGTCTCAAAGGGATAAAAATGGAGGAAGTAGCTCTTGTAGTCCGCGATTTAATCTTTAATGTTTATTCAACTGTCGTCGAGCTAGAACGATTGACAAAGGGTGACATCATTGTTTATAACATCTACAACCCTTATCCTGAAGCGGGTGACAAGCTGGAGGCCCCGCTAAGCTATATTAATGCACAATACAGCTCTCTGATAGAGCTATTAAGCCGCTTCACTAATGTAGAGATGGCGAATGCTTATAAAGCTTTTAAAGGACATCCAGAGTATATTATAAAGGGTGATGTTCACCCTACGAGGCAAGGGCAGATCGTGTTAGCAGAATTAGGACTGAAGCTTATTGAAAAATAA
- a CDS encoding ABC transporter permease, with amino-acid sequence METLTDLGLYYSQNMGYVWEQFFRHFLMSAYGVLFAAMVAIPVGILIARHARLSAWVISLTNIIQTVPALAMLAVLMLAMGLGANTVVFALFLYSLLPILRNTYTGIRSVDRALIESGKGMGMTKFQLLRMVELPLALSVIMAGLRTALVIAIGIATIGTFIGAGGLGDIIIRGTNATNGTAIILAGAIPTAVMAVVADVVMGWFEKLLSPVKGKKTDKMEKTA; translated from the coding sequence TTGGAAACACTTACGGATTTAGGACTGTATTATTCACAAAATATGGGTTATGTGTGGGAACAATTTTTTCGGCACTTTCTAATGTCTGCCTACGGTGTTTTATTTGCAGCTATGGTTGCTATTCCAGTAGGGATTTTAATTGCACGTCATGCTAGATTAAGTGCCTGGGTGATTTCCTTGACGAACATTATTCAAACGGTGCCAGCCCTGGCTATGCTGGCTGTCCTCATGCTAGCTATGGGACTCGGAGCCAATACAGTTGTCTTTGCGTTATTTCTCTATTCCCTTTTACCGATTCTTAGAAACACATACACAGGTATTCGCAGTGTCGACCGAGCACTGATCGAATCGGGAAAAGGTATGGGAATGACAAAGTTTCAACTATTAAGAATGGTAGAGTTACCTCTCGCACTGTCTGTTATTATGGCAGGGCTGAGGACTGCTCTGGTTATTGCTATCGGTATTGCCACGATTGGAACATTTATCGGGGCCGGTGGATTAGGTGATATTATTATCCGTGGAACAAATGCGACAAATGGAACAGCTATTATTCTAGCCGGAGCTATTCCAACAGCAGTAATGGCGGTTGTTGCTGACGTCGTCATGGGTTGGTTTGAGAAGCTGCTTTCACCAGTCAAAGGGAAAAAGACGGATAAAATGGAAAAAACAGCTTAA
- a CDS encoding osmoprotectant ABC transporter substrate-binding protein, with product MVFKIIKKPFIALMLVTTLLSGCSLPGLSGPAEKTVTIGTLGTAESAIMGNMVRLMIQHYTDLQTEMITNLGSSTVQHEAMMSGEVDITATRYTGTDLVGALGMEPITDPDKAMKVVKREFQEQFNQTWFDSYGFANSYAFTVKSELAEKENLETVSDLESIAADLSLGVDSAWIRRPAVGYDSFIKEYGFEFGRVFPMSIGLVYKAVESGEMDVVLAYTTDGRLEAFDLVTLKDNKHLFPPYDASPVARDEVLEKHPELRDVLQKLAGTIDTEQMRKMNHKANVKMKEPKLVAKEFLEKHNYFE from the coding sequence ATGGTGTTCAAAATAATTAAGAAACCCTTCATAGCATTGATGCTAGTTACAACACTGCTTAGCGGCTGTTCATTGCCAGGGCTGAGCGGACCTGCTGAAAAGACCGTCACCATAGGTACATTAGGAACAGCGGAATCAGCTATCATGGGCAACATGGTTCGACTCATGATACAACATTACACAGATCTCCAAACAGAAATGATAACTAATCTTGGGTCCTCTACTGTGCAGCATGAAGCTATGATGTCTGGCGAAGTAGATATTACGGCTACAAGATATACAGGAACGGATTTGGTCGGTGCCCTTGGAATGGAACCTATTACAGATCCGGACAAAGCTATGAAAGTTGTAAAAAGAGAATTCCAGGAACAATTTAATCAAACTTGGTTCGATTCTTATGGTTTTGCCAATTCGTATGCTTTTACAGTAAAGAGTGAACTGGCTGAAAAAGAAAACTTAGAAACTGTTTCAGACTTGGAATCCATTGCTGCTGATTTGAGCCTAGGAGTGGACAGTGCTTGGATTAGACGTCCGGCCGTAGGATACGACTCGTTCATAAAAGAATACGGATTTGAATTCGGACGCGTATTTCCGATGTCGATTGGCTTAGTTTATAAAGCTGTAGAGAGCGGAGAAATGGATGTTGTGCTGGCCTATACTACAGACGGACGTTTAGAAGCCTTCGATCTCGTGACCTTAAAGGATAATAAACATCTTTTCCCTCCGTATGATGCTTCACCGGTTGCCCGTGACGAAGTCCTCGAGAAACATCCGGAACTTCGCGATGTTCTGCAAAAGTTAGCCGGTACGATTGATACGGAACAAATGAGAAAGATGAATCATAAAGCCAACGTAAAAATGAAAGAACCGAAGCTTGTAGCTAAAGAGTTTTTAGAAAAACATAATTACTTCGAATAA
- a CDS encoding CocE/NonD family hydrolase, whose product MEILVEKNVPCTMRDGTVLYSDIYRPHLEGKFPILLTRLPYSKDLPFYSHRYLDTNRLVENGYIVIVQDVRGRFQSEGEFEPFIYEAEDGYDTVEWAASLPYSSGKVGMFGLSYYGFTQLLAAAERPPSLRAIFPAQTLSDQRKGNFYYDGAYGLGLSETWVLESIAPDLVKRKYTDSETYNSVMGKWAKSVDRIEEWYRHAPIKCWPPLKELGVAEYFFEQMERELNDESWDKSSIANQYDQMNVPAYHLGGWYDSLLGSTIDNYTEMKAKADGRNVREQQKLMIGPWAHGDFGSLIGDRKFGLHASEDWIDFKESLTDLHVRWFDYWLKGENTHIREESPVKLFVMGINQWRDEQEWPLARTNYTRYYLHSQGQANSRSGDGKLSEMTPGQEPADQFAYNPEEPVPSNGGGTLYDGVNTTGPRDQRTIEDRDDMLVYTTAPLKEPVEVTGPIKFHLWASTDAKDTDFTAKLVDVTPDGTAYNLTDGIVRARYRNGYEPEPELKGEIVEYEIDLWATSNVFLTDHQIRVEISSSNFPRFAANLNTGETMFDSSESKIAHQTIYHSEKYPSHILLPLIPTDQ is encoded by the coding sequence ATGGAGATTTTAGTAGAAAAAAATGTGCCCTGCACAATGCGCGACGGAACAGTATTATACTCTGACATATATCGCCCTCATCTAGAAGGTAAATTTCCTATATTATTGACTCGCCTTCCCTACAGCAAAGATCTGCCCTTTTATTCTCATCGTTATCTGGATACGAACCGCCTTGTTGAAAATGGCTACATTGTAATTGTTCAAGATGTACGGGGAAGGTTCCAATCTGAAGGAGAATTCGAGCCATTTATTTACGAAGCTGAAGATGGTTACGATACGGTTGAGTGGGCGGCGTCACTACCTTACTCATCAGGGAAAGTAGGCATGTTCGGTCTTTCCTACTACGGTTTCACACAACTACTAGCTGCAGCGGAACGTCCTCCCAGCTTACGAGCCATCTTTCCTGCTCAAACGTTAAGCGACCAAAGAAAAGGCAATTTTTACTATGATGGTGCTTATGGGTTGGGATTATCGGAAACTTGGGTTCTCGAGTCCATAGCACCTGATCTTGTAAAAAGAAAATACACAGATTCAGAAACATATAACTCAGTAATGGGCAAATGGGCCAAGAGTGTAGATCGTATAGAAGAATGGTATCGTCATGCTCCGATAAAATGTTGGCCGCCGCTCAAAGAACTAGGTGTTGCGGAGTATTTCTTCGAACAAATGGAGCGTGAATTAAATGATGAGAGCTGGGACAAGTCAAGCATCGCAAATCAATATGATCAGATGAATGTTCCCGCCTATCACCTTGGCGGATGGTACGATAGCCTTCTAGGATCCACCATAGACAATTACACCGAAATGAAAGCGAAGGCGGACGGTCGCAATGTAAGGGAACAGCAGAAATTAATGATCGGCCCCTGGGCCCATGGGGATTTTGGCTCTTTAATTGGAGATCGAAAATTTGGCCTTCATGCCTCAGAAGATTGGATTGACTTTAAGGAAAGTCTGACAGACCTTCATGTTCGCTGGTTTGACTATTGGTTAAAAGGTGAAAATACACACATTCGAGAAGAATCCCCCGTTAAGCTATTTGTCATGGGGATCAATCAATGGCGCGATGAACAAGAATGGCCGCTCGCACGTACAAATTATACTCGTTACTATTTGCACAGCCAGGGTCAAGCCAACTCACGTTCTGGGGATGGAAAGCTTTCAGAAATGACACCTGGGCAGGAGCCAGCCGATCAGTTTGCATACAACCCCGAAGAACCTGTTCCATCAAACGGAGGAGGCACGCTGTATGATGGCGTAAATACTACAGGGCCACGTGATCAAAGAACTATAGAGGATCGAGATGATATGTTAGTCTACACGACTGCACCATTAAAAGAGCCAGTTGAAGTGACAGGTCCTATTAAATTCCACCTTTGGGCTTCCACTGATGCAAAAGATACTGATTTCACAGCTAAACTAGTAGATGTGACACCAGATGGTACGGCTTATAATTTAACGGATGGCATCGTCCGGGCACGGTATCGAAATGGGTATGAACCGGAACCAGAGTTAAAAGGTGAGATCGTTGAATACGAGATAGATTTATGGGCAACGAGCAATGTATTTCTAACTGATCACCAAATCAGAGTTGAAATCTCCTCCAGTAATTTTCCGCGCTTTGCCGCTAACTTAAATACTGGAGAAACCATGTTCGACAGCAGTGAAAGTAAGATCGCGCATCAAACGATCTATCACAGTGAAAAGTATCCATCGCACATTTTGCTTCCGCTCATTCCAACAGATCAATAA